DNA sequence from the Desulfobacteraceae bacterium genome:
AGGCGCCCTGTCCAATGGCGTCGCACGTGACCCCGGAGCGCATCAGGCGCCTTTTGGAGAAGGATTTTGACGTCTTGCAGGCCTCCTTCGGCAGCCAAGGACAGACGGCGATGCTGACAAGCAGTCTGCCGATCCGCAACACGCCCCTCTACCTGATAGCCTGTATTCCGGCCAGGAAAGTCACCGGCTACCTGGCCCCGTGGCAGCTTCTGGTGGGGACCGGCTCCCTGGCGGCCGTCATTCTGGCGGTGCTGGCCGCCCTGATGCGCGTCAACACCCAAAACCTGATTCTCAAAACGCGGTTTGAATCCTCCGAAAGCCAGCAGGCCATCCTGGCCGCCAAAAACGCGCAGTTGGAGGAGGAAATCCGCAGGCGCGGTGAAATCGAGAAGACCCTTGAAGAACAGCGCCTGCTGCGGGTGCATTCCGATCGGCTGCGGTCTCTGGGCGAGATGGCCGCCGGCATCGCCCATGAGCTCAACCAGCCGCTCGTGGGGGTTCGCGGGATGGCGGAGCTCATTGTTCTCAGCGCCGAAAACGAGCGCAGCTTTTCCCGGGAAAAAACCCGCAAAAAAGCCGCCATCATCCTCGAGCAAGCCGACCGGATGGTTCATATCATCCAGCATGTGCGTCTGTTTGCGCGTGAATCCGGCCAACCCGAAACCTCGTTGGTGGACCTCAACGATGTGGTCCAATCCGGCATCAGTCTTCTGAAGGCCCAATTCAGGGCCCACGGCTTGCGCCTGGAAACCGCGCTGGCCCACATCCAGCTGTCGGTCCGGATCAATTCCTATTCGGTGGAGGAGGTCCTGCTCAATCTGCTCACCAACGCGCGCGACGCCCTGGAAATCAAAAAACAGACCGACGGCGCCGGCTTCATTCCCCGCATCCGGATTGCAACCTTCTACGCCTGCCGCAGCGGCGCCGCCAGCGCCGGGTTCAAGGTCGAGGACAACGGCGGCGGAATCCCGGCGGAGATTAGCGAGCGCGTCTTCGACCCCTTCTTCACCACCAAGGGCCCCGACAAAGGCACCGGCCTGGGGCTTTCGATCTGCAAAACGATCATCGAAGATCTGGGCGGAAGCATCCGGTTCACCTCCGAGGCGTCCCGGGGAACCACCTTTACGGTCACCTTTCCCTTTCACGCCGGCCGAAACGAGGAAAAAAATGGGAACTCCCGAGCCGTTCAAGATCCTGGTGGTGGATGACGAGGAGGTCGTCCGTTGCACCGTGGAAATGCTTCTGGACTTCCTGGGGCACAGCGCCGTGTGTGTCAAAGACGGGCTGGCGGGCATCCAGGAACTCCAGGCGGGCGATTACAACGCGGCCATCGTCGACATCCGCATGCCCGGGCTCAGCGGGCTGGATTTTCTGGCGCGCTCCAAAGAGATCCGGCCGGAAATTCCGGTGATTTTGATTTCAGGCCACGGCACCGATCAGACCCGGGTCGAAGCCCAGGAAGCGGGGGCCTTCGCCTTCCTGGCCAAACCTTTTCGCCTGGAGGCCATCCGCCAGGTGATCGAAAACATCCGCTCCCGCCGGGAGACCGGGTCCGAAAAGCTCCCCGCCCACACGCCCCCGTGAAGCCAGCGGTGCAAGCAGCGCCCCGGCAGGATTTGCGGCGCGCCAGCCCCCGGCCCGGAGCGCAGCGGGACGGTCAAAAAAGCGTTGCCTCCAAAAGGGGTTGGTGGTAGTAGCATTTTTTTGCCCCGCACCTGCGCAAAAAGGGCGGGGCCGGCCACGACCCAACCGGGAGGGCGTCCTTGCGACCTCCCTGCACACGAAAGACCATGCCTTTTCCGGCCCTAACCACCCTATTTCAGAAAGCGCGGGAAACCTCCGGTCCCGGAACCCCTGCCCGCCGCGAGATCCGCCTGGACGAAGCGCTCGATGTTCTCGGGTGGGTGCTGTCCTACGACGTGCCGGAGCGCTTTTACTTCCGCCACAAGCAGGGGGCCTATGAAATCGGCGGGCTCGGCGCCGCCGTTGTGGTGGCCTCCGACCACCTGCCCGAGGTGGCCGCCGGGTTGCAGGGCATCTGGCGGCACACCCCCGAGCAGCGGGTTTACGGCGGCATGAAATTTCTGCCCTGCGGCTACCGTTCGCCGGAATGGCGGGGGTTCCGCCGTTTCCGCTTCCACATCCCGTTGGTTGAATTCATCCGGACCGCCGAGGGCCTGCGGGTCAGCGTCCATGGACCGGGCGGCACGGCCCTGGACGCGGCCCTTGAACATCTCGAAGGGCGCCGCAGGCCCCCGGCAGCCCCTGGGGCCCCCCGCATCACGGCCGTTCACGACATTCCCGAGCCCATGATCTGGAACGAGATGGTGTCAACCGCGCTCACCGAAATCCAGGGCCGTGCGCTGGACAAGATCGTGCTGTCGCGCAAAAAGGTGCTGGAAGGCACCTGGGAGATCGCCGCGCTGATGACGCGCCTGGCCGCCTTCAACGACGAGGCCTTTGTTTTCCTGCATCAGATCGGCAGTGCGACGGCCTTTATGGGCCGCTCGCCCGAGCGCCTTTTCTCGCTTCAGCTAGGCTGCCTGGAAACCGAGGCCGTGGCCGGCACCCGGCCCCGCGGCAAAACCCCCGAAGAGGACCGCCGTCTGGCCTGCGACCTTTTGCAGTCGCCCAAAGAGCTGCAGGAGCACCGCATCGTGTCGTGTTTCATGGAGGAGCGCCTCGGCCAGCACTGCCGGACCTATGACGTCCTCGCCCGTGAAGCGGTGGTCAAACTCTGCGGCGTGCAGCACATCGTCACCCGCTACTGCGGGATGCTGAAAAACGGCATGACCCCGCTGGAGGCGGTTTTGTCGCTGCACCCCACCCCCGCCGTGGGCGGCACCCCCACGGCGCACGCCATGGCGCGCATCGGCGCGTGCGAACCCTTCGAACGCGGCTGCTATGCCGCGCCCATCGGCTGGATGAACCGCTGCGAGGCGGAGTTTGCGGTAGGCCTGCGCTCCGCCCTGCTGAACGGTCAGAACCTGCACGTCTACGCCGGCGCCGGGATCGTCGCCGGGTCCGAGCCCCGGGCCGAATGGGCCGAAACCGAGCAGAAGATGGGCACCTTTCTCTGGCCGCACCACAAGGGGTGAGCCCATGTCGCGGCCGGAGACCGAAGGGGAGCTGAACGCACGCTGGGCGGACGTCATCATTGATGAACTGGTCCGAAACGGCGTCGGGGTGTTTTATATCTCGCCGGGCAACCGCAATGTGCCCCTGATCGCCGCCCTGACCCGCGAGCCGCGCGCCCGCATCAGGCTGGCCGTCGACGAGCGCGGCGGCGCCTACTGCGCTCTGGGCCATGCCCGCGCCACCGGCCGGCCGGCCGCAGTGGTCTGCACGTCGGGCACCGCCCTGGCCAACTACCTCCCGGCGGTCATCGAGGCCCACCGCGACGAGCTGCCCCTGATCGTCCTGAGCGCCGACCGGCCGCCGGAGCTGATCGACAGCGACGCCAACCAGACCATTCGCCAGGTGGGCGTCTTCGGCGGCTTCTGCCGCATGCTCCTCGATCTGCCCTGCCCGTCCGCGCCCTACCCGACGCACGCGCTGCGCATGAAGCTCGACCAGGCCGCCGCGATCTTCGACGGTCCGGTGCATGTCAACTGCCCGTTCCGCGAACCGCTGCTGCCCCCACCCGGCGCCGAACCCCGGCCCCGCGGCCCGTCCGCCGCAAGTCGGCCGGCCGCCGCCGGCCCGCAGACGCTTTTCACCCCGGTGGAAGCCGTGCCGACGGACCTTGGGGCGGTGCTCGATACCCTGCGCGCCGCAAGCCGCGGCCTGGTGGTGATCGGGCGGGTGGACCCCCGGGACGACGCGACGGCCGTCGGCCCCGTGGCCGCCGCGCTGGGCTGGCCCATCTACTGCGACGTGGGCGCCTCCCTGCGGGGGCGGCTGCCGGGGACCGGGCGCCTCTTCAGCCTGGATCACCCCGAAGCCCTGCGCCTGGTCCGGGTCTACAACCCCCGCACGATCCTGCAGTTGGGCACCGGCCTGGTCTCCAAAAACTACTACGGCCGGCTGCTGGACCGCGAGCGGCGGACGCTGGTGGTGGTCAGCCCCCGCCAGGGCTACCGCGATCCCTCGCATCAGGCGGCCTTGCGGGTGCGTGCCACGATCCGGGGCTTCTGCCGCGCGCTCGACCTCTCCGGCTTGGCCCCGTCGGACGCCGGCCCCGCCGAAGAGCTGCTGGCCGCCATGGACCGCCTCTGGGCGGCCATCCAGGCGGCGACCCCGGCGGAGGTGCTCAGTTTTCCCGCCATTGCCCGCATCCTGTGGCAGGCTCTGCCGGACGGGGAAGGACTGTTTCTAGGCAACTCGCTCACCATCCGGGTGTTCAACCAGCTGCGCGTGACGGGCCCAAAAGATGTGCGGGTGATCACCAATCGCGGGGTGAGCGGCATCGAAGGCCAGATCGCCACCGCCGTGGGCTTTGCCGAGGCCGCCGGTCGGCGCGTCACGGCCGTGCTCGGGGACGTCTCGCTGCTGCACGACCTCAATTCGCTGCTGCTCGCCAAGGCGAGCGCGGCCCCGGTGGTGATTGTGGTGGTCAACAACCAGGGCGGCCGGATCTTCGACCGGCTGCCGGTGGCCCGTCACCCCGAAATCGCCACGCCGTGGGTCACCACCCCGCACGCCATGCACTTTGCCGATGTCGCGCGCCAGTTCGGTCTGCCCTATGGCCTGGCGACGACCCCCGGGGAGCTGACCGCCGGCTATGAGGCCGCCCTCGCCGGCGGCCAAAGCCGGCTCCTGGAGGTGGCCCTGGCGCCGGAAACGGATCTGACAATCTTCCACCAAATCCAGGCGGTCCGGCTGACGCCCCCCACCTGAGAGCGCAAGCGACAAGGGCCGCCCTGGAGCGCGCGGCCGCCGGTTGCAAACCAACCGGCAGAAAGGACGGCATGGTATCCGCAATTTTCGACCCGACCGCGTGGGAGGCGGTGCCCGACACCGGCTTCAGCGACATCACCTATCACCGCGCCAAGGCCCACGGGACGGTGCGCATCGCCTTCAACCGCCCCGAGGTGCGCAACGCCTTCCGGCCCCAGACCGTGGACGAGCTCTATCGGGCCCTGGACCACGCCCGCATGACCACCGACGTCGGGGTGGTCCTGCTGACCGGCAACGGGCCCTCGCCCAAGGACGGCGGCTGGGCCTTCTGCTCGGGCGGCGACCAGCGCATCCGCGGCCGCGACGGCTACTACTACGCGGGGGATGAGGGCGTCGACCCGGCGCGCACCGGGCGGCTGCACATCCTGGAGGTCCAGCGCCTGATCCGCTTCATGCCCAAGGTGGTGATGGCGGTGGTGCCCGGCTGGGCGGTGGGAGGGGGCCACAGCCTGCACGTGGTCTGCGACCTGACCATCGCCTCGGAGGAGCACGCGCTTTTCAAACAGACCGATGCCGACGTGGCCAGCTTCGACAGCGGCTACGGTTCGGCCTACCTGGCGCGCCAGGTGGGGCAGAAGCGCGGGCGGGAGATTTTTTTCCTGGGGCTGGACTACTCGGCCCGGGAGGCCCTGGCGATGGGCATGGTCAACCGCGTGGTACCCCACGCACAGCTGGAAGCCGCCGCCCTGGAGTGGGCCGCGATCATCAATGCCAAGTCGCCGACGGCCATCCGGATGCTCAAGTTCGGCTTCAACCTGATCGACGACGGACTCGTCGGGCAGCAGCTCTTCGCCGGCGAGGCCACGCGCCTGGCCTACGCCACCGACGAGGCCCAGGAAGGCCGGAGCGCCTTTCTGGAAAAGCGCCCCAAGGACTTTTCCCGCTTTCCCTGGCACTTCTGACCCCGCCGTGCGGTTTTTTGCAGAGGGGAACTTTGACGGGTACCCTGGGGTGAGACCGGGATTGCCCAACTCTCGTATGCTTGTGTTCATTTTCTTTTGCGGAAAAGAAAACGAACCAAAAGAAACCGCCCGCGCCCCGGGGCCCTGCGGGCTGCCCTGCGCTTCTCGCAGCCGGCGGGCCCTGTGGAACTCGCTTGCGCTCAGACAGCCACAGGGCCCGCCGGCTGCTGCGATGCTCGGCCCGGGACGATGGAGCATAAAACGCCGGCTGCATGAAGCCATGGAAACCGGTTTATCATCTCTGAAAAACCCACACCTACGGGAATTGGTAATTTAATTCTATACAGGGTCCTGCATGCGCATCGTGACGGCGACGGTGGTTGCCTTTGAATTGCCCTGCCGCACCCCGCTGCCCGTGGGGCGCGCCCGGATAACCCACAGGTCGGGTCACTTGCTGGTGCTGCAAGACGAGTCCGGAAGGGTGGCGGCCGGGGAAGCCGCGCCGCTTGCCGGCTGGCGCGACAGCACGGCGGGACGCTGCCTGGCGGAGCTGCGCATCTGGGCCGAGCGGCTGGACGGCGCGGCCTGGGACCCGGCGCGCTTCGACCCCCGGGCGCCGTTGATGGGCCTGCTGCCGCCGGCGCCGGGGCGTGACGCCGACCCCGATGCGCTCTTCGCCGTGGAAAGCGCCCTTTTCTTTCTGGCCGCGGGCTGCGCCCCGCACCGCCTGAATCTGTTGGAAAGCCCGGCGGCAGCCGCCGGTATCCCCGTAAACGGCCTCTTCTTGCCGGAGGAGGACACGGCGCGCCAGGCCGCCCGCCTGCGGCGGTCGGGGGTCACGACGGTCAAAGTCAAGATCGGACAACTGCCGCCGGAGATCGAGATCCGACGGATCCGCGATCTCTGCACCCGGTTGGGCGCGGCGGTCAGCCTGCGCCTGGACGGCAACCGCCTTCTAACGGCCGCCGCCCTCCGCCGCTACCACCACGGGCTGCGTTCCCTGCCGGTGGAATACGTGGAGGAGCCGCTGCGCGGGGAGGGCCTGGAGGCCGCCCCCGGTGTGCCCTGGACCCTGGCCGCGGACCAACTGGCGGGCCGCTACCTGGACCCCGCCCGCCCCGACCTCACATGCCTGCCGGCGTGCTGCGGGGCTGTGGTGCTCAAGCCGACCCTCTTTAGCGGCCTGCACCCTCTCTGCCGGCTGCTGGCCACCGCCGGACCCGAGAGTCCTCAAATCGTGCTCAGCTCCGCCTGGAACACCGGCATCACCCTGACCCTCCTGGGAATTCTGGCCGCTATGTCGCCCACCACGGCCCGCACCGCCCACGGCCTGGACACCCTGGGCTATTTTGACGCCGACGTCGTCACCGAATCCCCGCTGGTGGCCGGTGGACGCCTGCACCTGCCAGCCTGGGCCGGAAGCGGCAGGCTGGGCTTGAACACCGACGTCGTGCGCCGGGTGGCGCCGTGAGAACGGCCTGTTGGACCGCGGCTGGTCTGGACCTGGCGGCGCACTTCGCCCGGCACGGGGAGCGCCCGGCCATCCTGCAGGCCGGCAGCAGCCTGAGCTGGCGCGCGGTCGGCCGGCGGGTCGCCGGGGCTGCGGCCGGGCTGCGGGCCCTGGGGATCCGGGAAGGCCGGCGGGTGGGGTTTTTGGCCGCCAACCGGCCGGCGCATTTCATCACCCTGCTGGCCTGCTGGGCGTGCGGCGGCGTATTCGTGCCGCTCAACTGGAAGGCACCGTCGACGGCGGTATCGGAAGGGCTGCCGCTTGACCTGCTGGTGACCGACGTTCCCCAAATCCCTGGCGTGGCCAAGCGCACCGTCGCACTTTCGGCGCTCCGGGGCGGCCAGCCGGCGGACGGCCATCGGCGACCGCTGCCGGTGGTGCCGCTGGAGCGGGAGGCCGCGATGGTCTTCACCTCCGGAAGTTCCGGGCCACCCAAGGGGGTGGTCCACAGCGTCGCCAGCTTTTTGTACAGCGCCGAGGGCACGGTTCAATTTTACGATCTGCAACCGCATCACACCTGGCTGGTGAGCCTGCCGCTGTTTCACGTCGGGGGGCTGCTGGTATTTGTGCGCTGCCTGCTGGCCGGGGCTGCCGCTGTCTTTCCCCCCAGTCTGGCGGCAATCGGCGAAGCGCTGGTCTCGCGGCGGCCGAGTTTCCTCTCCCTGGTGCCCACCCAGCTGCTCCGCATGCTCGACGACCCCCTGGCCGTCACCGCCCTGCGCGGCTGCAGAGCCGTTCTGGTGGGCGGCGCCGCCCCCGCAGCAGCCCTCATGGACCGCTGCCGCGACCTGGGGATCCCGGTTTCGCCCACCTACGGCGCCACCGAAACCTGCGCCCAGGTCACCGCCGTGGCGCCGGACGCCCCCCGCGAGGACCTGGCGACCGCCGGCCGCCCGCTACCCCACCGCCGGGTGCGGCTGGATGCGGCCGGCAGAATCGCGGTGGGGGGCAGGACCCTGCTCTCCCACTACCTGACAGCCGACGGGGTGCTCCGGCCGGTGCAAAACGGCTGGCTGCAGACCCCCGACACGGGTCGCTGGGACGCCCGCGGCAATCTCGTGGTGCTGGGCCGAACGGACCTGATCTTCCAGGCGGGGGGCGAAAACATCAACCCCGAGGAAATCGAGGGCCATCTGCTGGCGCTGCCGCACGTTCTGGAGGCGGTGGTGGTGCCGGTGCCGGACCCTGAATTCGGCCATGTGCCCTGGGCCCTGGTGGCGACATCCGGCCCGCTGGACGGGACCGCTCTGGCGGCGGCCCTGAGAAAAAAGCTGGCGGGCTTCAAGGTGCCCAAACGCTTTTTGCCCCTGGCGGCCGCCGGGGCCGCGGCGGCCGGCAAACCCGGCCGGAGCGCCCTGAGGCACTGGGCGGAACGGATGGCTGCGACCCATGGCTCCCCAAGCGACAACCCTTAATTGGCGCAGCCGGCCTCGCGGCGGGGAGCGGGTGCTGGTGCTGCTCCACGGCTTCATGGAAACCGGCGACGCGCTGGCGCCGCTGGCGCGCCGCCTGGGGGCTTCGGTGGATGCCCTCTTGCCCGACCTGCCGGGCCACGGGGGGTCCCCGTTTTCCGCCCTGCCGGCGGACAGGCGCCCGCAGGATGTTCTCGGCGCGGCCCGGGTGGTGCTGGACGACCTGACCGCGCTAGGGGTGGCGCACTTTCACCTCTACGGCTATTCCATGGGCGGGCGGGTGGCCCAGTTGATGGCGGTGGCCGCACCCGGGCGCGTGCGCACCCTCATCCTGGAGTCGGCGGGCTTCGGCCTGGCGGAGGAAGGCGCGCGCGCCCGGCGCCGGGCCGCCGATGCGGCGCTTTTGGCAAAGGTCCGGAGCCGGCGGGATTTCGCCCGCTTCCTGCGGCGCTGGC
Encoded proteins:
- a CDS encoding response regulator, translating into MGTPEPFKILVVDDEEVVRCTVEMLLDFLGHSAVCVKDGLAGIQELQAGDYNAAIVDIRMPGLSGLDFLARSKEIRPEIPVILISGHGTDQTRVEAQEAGAFAFLAKPFRLEAIRQVIENIRSRRETGSEKLPAHTPP
- a CDS encoding isochorismate synthase, whose product is MPFPALTTLFQKARETSGPGTPARREIRLDEALDVLGWVLSYDVPERFYFRHKQGAYEIGGLGAAVVVASDHLPEVAAGLQGIWRHTPEQRVYGGMKFLPCGYRSPEWRGFRRFRFHIPLVEFIRTAEGLRVSVHGPGGTALDAALEHLEGRRRPPAAPGAPRITAVHDIPEPMIWNEMVSTALTEIQGRALDKIVLSRKKVLEGTWEIAALMTRLAAFNDEAFVFLHQIGSATAFMGRSPERLFSLQLGCLETEAVAGTRPRGKTPEEDRRLACDLLQSPKELQEHRIVSCFMEERLGQHCRTYDVLAREAVVKLCGVQHIVTRYCGMLKNGMTPLEAVLSLHPTPAVGGTPTAHAMARIGACEPFERGCYAAPIGWMNRCEAEFAVGLRSALLNGQNLHVYAGAGIVAGSEPRAEWAETEQKMGTFLWPHHKG
- the menD gene encoding 2-succinyl-5-enolpyruvyl-6-hydroxy-3-cyclohexene-1-carboxylic-acid synthase; this translates as MSRPETEGELNARWADVIIDELVRNGVGVFYISPGNRNVPLIAALTREPRARIRLAVDERGGAYCALGHARATGRPAAVVCTSGTALANYLPAVIEAHRDELPLIVLSADRPPELIDSDANQTIRQVGVFGGFCRMLLDLPCPSAPYPTHALRMKLDQAAAIFDGPVHVNCPFREPLLPPPGAEPRPRGPSAASRPAAAGPQTLFTPVEAVPTDLGAVLDTLRAASRGLVVIGRVDPRDDATAVGPVAAALGWPIYCDVGASLRGRLPGTGRLFSLDHPEALRLVRVYNPRTILQLGTGLVSKNYYGRLLDRERRTLVVVSPRQGYRDPSHQAALRVRATIRGFCRALDLSGLAPSDAGPAEELLAAMDRLWAAIQAATPAEVLSFPAIARILWQALPDGEGLFLGNSLTIRVFNQLRVTGPKDVRVITNRGVSGIEGQIATAVGFAEAAGRRVTAVLGDVSLLHDLNSLLLAKASAAPVVIVVVNNQGGRIFDRLPVARHPEIATPWVTTPHAMHFADVARQFGLPYGLATTPGELTAGYEAALAGGQSRLLEVALAPETDLTIFHQIQAVRLTPPT
- a CDS encoding 1,4-dihydroxy-2-naphthoyl-CoA synthase; its protein translation is MVSAIFDPTAWEAVPDTGFSDITYHRAKAHGTVRIAFNRPEVRNAFRPQTVDELYRALDHARMTTDVGVVLLTGNGPSPKDGGWAFCSGGDQRIRGRDGYYYAGDEGVDPARTGRLHILEVQRLIRFMPKVVMAVVPGWAVGGGHSLHVVCDLTIASEEHALFKQTDADVASFDSGYGSAYLARQVGQKRGREIFFLGLDYSAREALAMGMVNRVVPHAQLEAAALEWAAIINAKSPTAIRMLKFGFNLIDDGLVGQQLFAGEATRLAYATDEAQEGRSAFLEKRPKDFSRFPWHF
- a CDS encoding AMP-binding protein; amino-acid sequence: MRTACWTAAGLDLAAHFARHGERPAILQAGSSLSWRAVGRRVAGAAAGLRALGIREGRRVGFLAANRPAHFITLLACWACGGVFVPLNWKAPSTAVSEGLPLDLLVTDVPQIPGVAKRTVALSALRGGQPADGHRRPLPVVPLEREAAMVFTSGSSGPPKGVVHSVASFLYSAEGTVQFYDLQPHHTWLVSLPLFHVGGLLVFVRCLLAGAAAVFPPSLAAIGEALVSRRPSFLSLVPTQLLRMLDDPLAVTALRGCRAVLVGGAAPAAALMDRCRDLGIPVSPTYGATETCAQVTAVAPDAPREDLATAGRPLPHRRVRLDAAGRIAVGGRTLLSHYLTADGVLRPVQNGWLQTPDTGRWDARGNLVVLGRTDLIFQAGGENINPEEIEGHLLALPHVLEAVVVPVPDPEFGHVPWALVATSGPLDGTALAAALRKKLAGFKVPKRFLPLAAAGAAAAGKPGRSALRHWAERMAATHGSPSDNP
- a CDS encoding alpha/beta fold hydrolase, whose product is MAPQATTLNWRSRPRGGERVLVLLHGFMETGDALAPLARRLGASVDALLPDLPGHGGSPFSALPADRRPQDVLGAARVVLDDLTALGVAHFHLYGYSMGGRVAQLMAVAAPGRVRTLILESAGFGLAEEGARARRRAADAALLAKVRSRRDFARFLRRWHALPLFCTLAGHPGLGALIRAKKQNHPAELCRALAVLGLGRQPFTPPLLAASGVPIHYLFGCRDQKYRKTAEDAARLLPSMVCHPFEAASHNVHFQFPDAVAALIDRILGLPTRAAIKPLENTQ